The following coding sequences are from one Rhineura floridana isolate rRhiFlo1 chromosome 2, rRhiFlo1.hap2, whole genome shotgun sequence window:
- the FAM171B gene encoding protein FAM171B isoform X2 yields MPGICRRLPSSSLLGLAAASCLPLLLLLLLRVRPGSAASTSALDLSLGRQPQQQKEQRASLSGASSSSSAAVPGSMFTLKVQVNDIISHQYLCQAVVEVFVNHTKTNSTLTGNNGAVLIRVPYQLGLSLTIASYKDGYMLTPLPWKTGRMPIYSSVTLSLFPQSQANIWLFDDTVLITGKLSDAKSQPSVQFPKYLIKLPMNHHITNVTAYLTVPQQFLKVDHFLYTTGILLNKSGFKSIELTPLAAICVNLFSVGKELKVDGPIQITLPLLPTSTVRAGDPIPAWTFDMKTGAWVNRGLGMVKDAHDHLVWTYAAPSLGYWIAAPLPGSRDSIITTVTKDITAYHTVFLTAILGGTVIIIFGFFAVLLCYCRDKCGQSKKRRRNTTQRDILKKDQTTSTTHINYLGIGKGSLKPEDKSQLYSTMLSSYSPQRGALAEGEERKGHDSFKIYTEGASYQSSSKNSHCRTSSESLEPNMGGRHLQPTKHIGGSVSPTRDLQEQNCYLSTNEEIYGLSSLPEQLIHLYSQPIAILQTPDLFHSPEQLHAAKSATLPRKGQLVYSPMMEPMNRESYTQTLPKMPMHSHLQAPTSRDETTTLDAQQGLSPQATNWGRYTNSLLESVSVPGTLNEAVVMTPFSSELQGISEQTLLELSKGKQSPHPRAWFVSLDGKPIAQVRHSFIDLKKGRKTESNDTSLDSGVDMNEHNPSRKLEREKTFIKSMQHSKVLYLEDLDLSSSESGTTICTPEDQTMKHMPGGDPVMEQHPEEMPRRKKTAEDHEASPSPAKKQGRPPLTKRDSKNNIWKKREERPLIPIN; encoded by the exons GATCTATGTTTACACTGAAAGTGCAGGTCAATGACATCATCAGTCATCAGTATCTGTGCCAAGCTGTTGTAGAAGTGTTTGTCAACCATACAAAAACAAATTCTACACTAACTGGAAATAATGGAGCAGTATTAATACGAGTTCCCTATCAGCTAGGTCTAAGTTTAACTATTGCGTCTTATAAAGATGGTTATATGTTAACACCTTTGCCTTGGAAGACTGGAAGAATGCCAA TATATTCATCAGTCACACTTTCACTGTTCCCCCAAAGCCAAGCAAATATATGGTTGTTTGATGATACAGTTTTAATTACTGGGAAATTGTCTG aTGCCAAATCTCAACCAAGTGTTCAATTTCCAAAATATTTAATAAAACTTCCTATGAACCACCATATCACAAATGTTACGGCCTACCTTACAGTGCCACAACAGTTTTTGAAAGTGGACCATTTTCTCTATACAACGGGAATTCTTTTAAATAAGTCAG GTTTCAAAAGTATTGAATTAACTCCTCTTGCTGCAATATGTGTAAACCTATTTTCGGTTGGGAAAGAACTGAAAGTGGATGGCCCCATTCAGATAACATTGCCTCTCCTACCTACAAGTACTGTCAGAGCAGGAGATCCTATCCCAGCATGGACCTTTGACATGAAAACTG GTGCCTGGGTGAATCGTGGATTGGGCATGGTAAAGGATGCACATGATCATCTTGTGTGGACGTACGCTGCTCCAAGTCTGGGCTATTGGATAGCAGCTCCACTGCCTGGATCTAGAG ACTCCATTATTACAACGGTCACTAAGGATATAACTGCATACCACACAGTGTTCCTCACAGCCATATTGGGAGGCACTGTCATCATTATCTTTGGGTTCTTTGCAGTTCTCCTTTGCTACTGCAG GGATAAATGTGGTCAGTcaaaaaagagaagaagaaataCAACTCAGCGAGACATCTTGAAAAAGGATCAGACGACATCAACAACTCACATAAATTATCTTGGCATTGGCAAAGGATCACTGAAGCCAGAGGACAAATCGCAGTTGTATTCAACCATGTTATCCTCTTATAGCCCCCAAAGAGGAGCTTTGGctgaaggggaggagagaaaaggcCATGACAGCTTTAAAATCTACACAGAAGGTGCTTCATACCAGTCCTCCAGCAAAAATTCTCACTGTAGGACCTCATCCGAGTCCTTGGAACCTAACATGGGAGGGAGGCATTTACAGCCAACAAAACATATTGGTGGCAGTGTTTCCCCTACAAGAGATTTGCAAGAACAGAACTGCTATCTTTCAACAAATGAGGAAATATATggtctctcttccctccctgaaCAATTAATTCATCTTTATAGTCAACCTATTGCCATCCTTCAAACACCTGACCTCTTCCATTCCCCGGAGCAGTTGCATGCTGCCAAGTCAGCTACTTTGCCAAGAAAAGGACAATTGGTCTATAGCCCAATGATGGAGCCAATGAATCGGGAAAGTTATACCCAGACATTACCCAAGATGCCCATGCATTCTCACCTGCAGGCACCGACATCTAGAGATGAAACAACTACACTAGATGCCCAACAGGGCTTATCCCCTCAAGCAACAAATTGGGGGCGCTACACCAATAGCTTGCTTGAGTCAGTTTCTGTCCCAGGAACGCTAAATGAAGCTGTGGTCATGACACCATTTTCATCTGAACTTCAAGGCATTTCAGAACAAACCTTGCTGGagctttcaaaaggaaaacaatctCCACATCCACGAGCATGGTTTGTATCATTGGACGGCAAGCCAATAGCTCAGGTGAGGCATTCATTCATTGATCTGAAGAAGGGCAGGAAGACTGAAAGTAATGATACTAGCTTGGACTCTGGCGTGGACATGAATGAACATAATCCCAGTCGAAAActggagagggagaaaaccttcatTAAAAGCATGCAACATTCTAAAGTTCTGTACCTGGAAGACTTGGATCTCAGTAGTAGTGAAAGTGGGACCACAATTTGCACACCTGAAGATCAGACTATGAAGCACATGCCAGGTGGTGATCCAGTCATGGAGCAGCACCCAGAAGAGATGCCTAGGAGGAAGAAAACAGCAGAAGACCACGAGGCTAGCCCTTCACCAGCCAAGAAACAGGGAAGGCCACCTCTGACTAAGAGAGACAGCAAGAACAATATATGGAagaagagagaagagaggccACTCATTCcaataaattaa
- the FAM171B gene encoding protein FAM171B isoform X4, with amino-acid sequence MFTLKVQVNDIISHQYLCQAVVEVFVNHTKTNSTLTGNNGAVLIRVPYQLGLSLTIASYKDGYMLTPLPWKTGRMPIYSSVTLSLFPQSQANIWLFDDTVLITGKLSDAKSQPSVQFPKYLIKLPMNHHITNVTAYLTVPQQFLKVDHFLYTTGILLNKSGFKSIELTPLAAICVNLFSVGKELKVDGPIQITLPLLPTSTVRAGDPIPAWTFDMKTGAWVNRGLGMVKDAHDHLVWTYAAPSLGYWIAAPLPGSRDSIITTVTKDITAYHTVFLTAILGGTVIIIFGFFAVLLCYCRDKCGQSKKRRRNTTQRDILKKDQTTSTTHINYLGIGKGSLKPEDKSQLYSTMLSSYSPQRGALAEGEERKGHDSFKIYTEGASYQSSSKNSHCRTSSESLEPNMGGRHLQPTKHIGGSVSPTRDLQEQNCYLSTNEEIYGLSSLPEQLIHLYSQPIAILQTPDLFHSPEQLHAAKSATLPRKGQLVYSPMMEPMNRESYTQTLPKMPMHSHLQAPTSRDETTTLDAQQGLSPQATNWGRYTNSLLESVSVPGTLNEAVVMTPFSSELQGISEQTLLELSKGKQSPHPRAWFVSLDGKPIAQVRHSFIDLKKGRKTESNDTSLDSGVDMNEHNPSRKLEREKTFIKSMQHSKVLYLEDLDLSSSESGTTICTPEDQTMKHMPGGDPVMEQHPEEMPRRKKTAEDHEASPSPAKKQGRPPLTKRDSKNNIWKKREERPLIPIN; translated from the exons ATGTTTACACTGAAAGTGCAGGTCAATGACATCATCAGTCATCAGTATCTGTGCCAAGCTGTTGTAGAAGTGTTTGTCAACCATACAAAAACAAATTCTACACTAACTGGAAATAATGGAGCAGTATTAATACGAGTTCCCTATCAGCTAGGTCTAAGTTTAACTATTGCGTCTTATAAAGATGGTTATATGTTAACACCTTTGCCTTGGAAGACTGGAAGAATGCCAA TATATTCATCAGTCACACTTTCACTGTTCCCCCAAAGCCAAGCAAATATATGGTTGTTTGATGATACAGTTTTAATTACTGGGAAATTGTCTG aTGCCAAATCTCAACCAAGTGTTCAATTTCCAAAATATTTAATAAAACTTCCTATGAACCACCATATCACAAATGTTACGGCCTACCTTACAGTGCCACAACAGTTTTTGAAAGTGGACCATTTTCTCTATACAACGGGAATTCTTTTAAATAAGTCAG GTTTCAAAAGTATTGAATTAACTCCTCTTGCTGCAATATGTGTAAACCTATTTTCGGTTGGGAAAGAACTGAAAGTGGATGGCCCCATTCAGATAACATTGCCTCTCCTACCTACAAGTACTGTCAGAGCAGGAGATCCTATCCCAGCATGGACCTTTGACATGAAAACTG GTGCCTGGGTGAATCGTGGATTGGGCATGGTAAAGGATGCACATGATCATCTTGTGTGGACGTACGCTGCTCCAAGTCTGGGCTATTGGATAGCAGCTCCACTGCCTGGATCTAGAG ACTCCATTATTACAACGGTCACTAAGGATATAACTGCATACCACACAGTGTTCCTCACAGCCATATTGGGAGGCACTGTCATCATTATCTTTGGGTTCTTTGCAGTTCTCCTTTGCTACTGCAG GGATAAATGTGGTCAGTcaaaaaagagaagaagaaataCAACTCAGCGAGACATCTTGAAAAAGGATCAGACGACATCAACAACTCACATAAATTATCTTGGCATTGGCAAAGGATCACTGAAGCCAGAGGACAAATCGCAGTTGTATTCAACCATGTTATCCTCTTATAGCCCCCAAAGAGGAGCTTTGGctgaaggggaggagagaaaaggcCATGACAGCTTTAAAATCTACACAGAAGGTGCTTCATACCAGTCCTCCAGCAAAAATTCTCACTGTAGGACCTCATCCGAGTCCTTGGAACCTAACATGGGAGGGAGGCATTTACAGCCAACAAAACATATTGGTGGCAGTGTTTCCCCTACAAGAGATTTGCAAGAACAGAACTGCTATCTTTCAACAAATGAGGAAATATATggtctctcttccctccctgaaCAATTAATTCATCTTTATAGTCAACCTATTGCCATCCTTCAAACACCTGACCTCTTCCATTCCCCGGAGCAGTTGCATGCTGCCAAGTCAGCTACTTTGCCAAGAAAAGGACAATTGGTCTATAGCCCAATGATGGAGCCAATGAATCGGGAAAGTTATACCCAGACATTACCCAAGATGCCCATGCATTCTCACCTGCAGGCACCGACATCTAGAGATGAAACAACTACACTAGATGCCCAACAGGGCTTATCCCCTCAAGCAACAAATTGGGGGCGCTACACCAATAGCTTGCTTGAGTCAGTTTCTGTCCCAGGAACGCTAAATGAAGCTGTGGTCATGACACCATTTTCATCTGAACTTCAAGGCATTTCAGAACAAACCTTGCTGGagctttcaaaaggaaaacaatctCCACATCCACGAGCATGGTTTGTATCATTGGACGGCAAGCCAATAGCTCAGGTGAGGCATTCATTCATTGATCTGAAGAAGGGCAGGAAGACTGAAAGTAATGATACTAGCTTGGACTCTGGCGTGGACATGAATGAACATAATCCCAGTCGAAAActggagagggagaaaaccttcatTAAAAGCATGCAACATTCTAAAGTTCTGTACCTGGAAGACTTGGATCTCAGTAGTAGTGAAAGTGGGACCACAATTTGCACACCTGAAGATCAGACTATGAAGCACATGCCAGGTGGTGATCCAGTCATGGAGCAGCACCCAGAAGAGATGCCTAGGAGGAAGAAAACAGCAGAAGACCACGAGGCTAGCCCTTCACCAGCCAAGAAACAGGGAAGGCCACCTCTGACTAAGAGAGACAGCAAGAACAATATATGGAagaagagagaagagaggccACTCATTCcaataaattaa